The following DNA comes from Micromonospora chokoriensis.
TCCTCACCGAAGGGCCGTGGACGCACCGCTTCGTCGGCGCCAACGGCAGCCGGTTCCACGTGGTCGAGGCCGGCACCGGGCCGATGGTGCTGTTCCTGCACGGCTTCCCGGAGTACTGGTGGGCGTGGCACCAGATGCTGCCGGCCGTCGCCGACGCCGGGTTCCGGGCGGTCGCCGTCGACCTGCGCGGTTACGGCGCCAGCGACAAACCACCCCGGGGGTACGACGGCTACACCCTGGCCGCCGACATCGCCGGGCTGATCCGTGCGCTCGGTGAGCGGTCGGCGACGATCGTCGGCAGTGGCCTCGGCGGCATGGTGGCGTGGACGGTGGCCTCGTTCCACCCGTCGCTGGTCCGTCGACTCGTGGTGCTGGGTGCGCCGCACCCGCTGCGACTGCGCGCCGCCATCTTCGCCGACCCGCGCGGGCAGTTCGCCGCCTCCACACCGGCGTTGAAATTCCAGCTACCCCGCTACGAACACGTGCTGACCCGGGACGGCGCGGCGGGCGTCGACGAGATCCTGCGCCGCTGGGGCGGGCCGCGCTGGGTGGCGGGCCCGGAGTTCGCGGCGTACAGCGAGCGGTGCCGGGAGGCGATGCGCATCCCGCAGGCCGCGTTCTGCGCCCTGGAGGGCTACCGGTGGGCGTTCCGTTCGCTGTTGCGGCTGCACGGCTACCGGTTCGTCCGCCTGATGCAGAAGCCGCTGTCCACCCCGACCCTGCAACTGCACGGGGCGCTGGATGCCGCCTCGCTGCCGCGGACCGCCCTGGGCTCCGGCCGCTACGTCGTCGCGCCCTACGAGTGGCGACTGCTCGACGGGGTGGGGCACTTCCCGCACCTGGAGACGCCCGATCTGGTGCTCGGCGAGATCCTGCGCTGGGCCAAGAGCTGACCGCTCAGACCCGTTGCTCCCGCAGGTCGGTGACCTCGGCGGCCGGCGCCCACCCCTGGTAGACGCCGAAGTCGAAGACCTCCAGCCGCATCGCCTCCGCCACCGGCCAGCGGCCACCCGTGTATTCCACCCGCAGCCAGGCGTCGTGTTCGCCGAGCACGATGAACGGCTGCCCCTGCCAGGTGCAGGTGGTCCGCACGTACGCCAGGTCCTCGATCTCGCTCGCCGGCAGCACCCGGACGTACCGGCCCGCGCGGACCTCCTCGAAGCCCTCGCCCGGCTCCGGCTGGTAGAGGCGAATGTTGTCGCCGTCCGGGCTGGCCTGGTATTCCCGGCCCTGCCAACGGGCCACGTAGCCGTCGCGCTTCACGCCTCACCGACCCGTCGCCAGACCACCGTGTCGGTGTCGAGTTCCGCCACCACCCGCTCGGTGCCGTCCACGCCGATCCGCCACAGCTGCGCGCCGTGCGGGAGGCGTGCGCTGTCCACCTTGAACTCCGCCACCACGTCGCTGCTCTCACCCGGGGCGAAGCCGTTGCCGCGGAACGGGGGACGCTCGATGACCCAGCCCTCCATGGCTCGCATCGCCGGCTCGTTCTGACCGCCGTACGGGATGCGGTAGAGGCTCGGCCGGTGCGCCGGCCAGCGCAGCACGTAGATCTCCTCGGCGTCGCGGGAGAACGGCGAGCCGGGGTAGCTGAGGCCGAGCGCGTCGTGCACCTGCGCCGGCGTGGTCAGGTGCGCCAACTCACCGGCCCGGTGCACGAAGCCGGAGACCCGGTCGTACCCCCGGTCGAGGTAGTAGGCGAGCTGGGAGGGGGCGATCGCCTTCTGCATGACAGTCGGTCGGGTCGGGTCGACCGCGGCCGGAGCGTACCGGGGGCGGGCGGTGGGCTCCGCCGCGACCGGGGCTTCCTCCGGGTCGACCTCCAGGTCGTCACCGAGCCCCACCTCGGCGGCCCAGTTGGCCAACGCGACGATCTGCTCCCCGGGCAACTTGGCACCGACAGGTGTGCCCGGGTTGACGGCGAACGACCAGTCCTCGTCCGGCCAACGTCGGATCAGTTGGGCGAACTTCACCCGGACCGTGTCGACGTCACCCTCGAAGTGGTCGGCGAGGCGCTCGGGGGACGTGTAGAC
Coding sequences within:
- a CDS encoding alpha/beta fold hydrolase codes for the protein MTDQRGGAVDESCVLTEGPWTHRFVGANGSRFHVVEAGTGPMVLFLHGFPEYWWAWHQMLPAVADAGFRAVAVDLRGYGASDKPPRGYDGYTLAADIAGLIRALGERSATIVGSGLGGMVAWTVASFHPSLVRRLVVLGAPHPLRLRAAIFADPRGQFAASTPALKFQLPRYEHVLTRDGAAGVDEILRRWGGPRWVAGPEFAAYSERCREAMRIPQAAFCALEGYRWAFRSLLRLHGYRFVRLMQKPLSTPTLQLHGALDAASLPRTALGSGRYVVAPYEWRLLDGVGHFPHLETPDLVLGEILRWAKS